The following proteins come from a genomic window of Salvia hispanica cultivar TCC Black 2014 chromosome 4, UniMelb_Shisp_WGS_1.0, whole genome shotgun sequence:
- the LOC125221316 gene encoding uncharacterized protein LOC125221316, translating into MTGSNPAYDILPPVKAEKQRKKRKSGAFGIFKAALYMLRKRNDEKKEKSSGGGGEWKKIVHSMRPLHVQEMPASPRVHAFGAESPAASSSGTMSQYASANNLRDLCREDEVFDAIEGDEMIDAKAEEFIARFYKSIHHQNSIHRQDRGV; encoded by the coding sequence atgacgGGATCCAATCCGGCCTACGACATCCTGCCGCCGGTGAAAGCGGAAAAGCAGcggaagaagagaaagagcGGCGCGTTCGGCATATTCAAGGCGGCGCTCTACATGCTGCGCAAGCGCAACGAcgagaagaaggagaagagcagcggcggcggcggagagtGGAAGAAGATCGTCCATTCGATGCGGCCGCTGCACGTGCAGGAGATGCCGGCATCTCCGCGGGTGCACGCCTTCGGAGCGGAATCCCCGGCGGCGTCGTCGTCCGGCACGATGAGCCAGTACGCGTCGGCGAATAATCTCCGGGATCTGTGCAGGGAGGATGAGGTGTTCGATGCAATTGAAGGGGATGAGATGATCGACGCCAAGGCGGAGGAATTCATCGCTCGATTTTACAAATCGATTCACCACCAGAACTCAATCCATCGCCAAGATAGGGGAGTTTAA
- the LOC125218947 gene encoding methionine aminotransferase-like isoform X2 translates to MEKLSSVAKALQPSAIQELSLLAQRCNAINLAEGFPDFVAPAHIKNAAVSAINSDFNQYRHVQGICDYVAQKMKEMHGMSIDPLTDIVICCGQSEAFAAAIFAIIDHGDEVIVFDPSYETYDTCIRLAGGVPVYVGLDPPYWTLDPEKLEKAFTDKTKAVVLNSPHNPTGKVFTKDELEVISEVCTRRDVLAVTDEVYEHITYDSQSHVSLASLPGMQSRTVITSSLSKTYSVTGWRVGWAIAPPCIASAIRNIHVRLTDSAPAPFQEAALTALRSPPSYFETLRSDYESKRDCIFELLVKVGFKMVLKPQGSFFVFAELPETCSLSDVEFVEELIKQAGVVAVPGAGFFHGDGCCGRRYIRFAFCKSNETLSAAAAKISELAEGDGRLKIF, encoded by the exons atggagaaattatCGAGTGTGGCAAAGGCTCTTCAACCATCTGCAATTCAAGAATTATCTCTCCTGGCGCAACGATGTAACGCCATCAACCTCGCCGAGGGATTTCCCGATTTCGTCGCTCCCGCCCACATCAAAAACGCCGCCGTTTCAGCTATCAATTCCGACTTCAACCAGTACAG GCACGTTCAAGGGATTTGTGATTACGTGGctcaaaagatgaaggagATGCATGGCATGAGCATTGATCCTCTCACAGATATTGTGATTTGCTGTGGCCAGTCTGAGGCCTTTGCTGCAGCTATATTTGCAA TTATTGATCACGGTGATGAGGTTATAGTCTTCGATCCATCGTATGAAACTTATGACACTTGTATTAGGCTTGCTGGAGGAGTCCCT GTTTATGTTGGCCTTGATCCACCTTATTGGACATTGGATCCAGAGAAATTGGAGAAGGCTTTCACCGACAAAACCAAGGCGGTAGTTTTGAACAG CCCTCACAACCCGACAGGAAAAGTTTTCACCAAGGATGAGCTAGAGGTCATTTCTGAGGTGTGCACGAGACGAGATGTCCTTGCTGTAACAGATGAA GTATATGAGCATATAACTTATGACAGTCAAAGTCACGTGTCACTTGCTTCACTTCCTGGAATGCAGTCGCGCACAGTCATCACATCTTCCTTGTCGAAGACTTACAGTGTTACTG GGTGGAGAGTGGGATGGGCGATTGCTCCTCCTTGCATTGCCTCGGCTATCAGAAACATTCATGTTAGACTCACAGACTCTGCTCCTGCGCCTTTCCAGGAAGCTGCTTTAACCGCTTTGAGAAGCCCTCCTTCATATTTTGAAACATTGAGAAGT GATTATGAGTCgaaaagagattgtatcttcgagTTGCTGGTTAAGGTGGGTTTCAAGATGGTGTTGAAGCCTCAGGGCTCGTTCTTTGTGTTTGCAGAGCTTCCTGAAACGTGTTCTCTATCTGAT GTTGAATTTGTGGAGGAGCTGATAAAGCAGGCAGGGGTTGTGGCAGTGCCAGGCGCGGGGTTTTTCCATGGCGATGGGTGTTGCGGTCGGAGATATATCAGATTTGCATTCTGCAAAAGTAACGAGACGCTATCAGCAGCCGCAGCTAAGATCAGCGAGCTTGCAGAGGGTGACGGCCGTCTCAAGATATTTTAG
- the LOC125218947 gene encoding kynurenine--oxoglutarate transaminase-like isoform X3 — protein sequence MEKLSSVAKALQPSAIQELSLLAQRCNAINLAEGFPDFVAPAHIKNAAVSAINSDFNQYRHVQGICDYVAQKMKEMHGMSIDPLTDIVICCGQSEAFAAAIFAIIDHGDEVIVFDPSYETYDTCIRLAGGVPVYVGLDPPYWTLDPEKLEKAFTDKTKAVVLNRPLLWHSPHNPTGKVFTKDELEVISEVCTRRDVLAVTDEVYEHITYDSQSHVSLASLPGMQSRTVITSSLSKTYSVTGWRVGWAIAPPCIASAIRNIHVRLTDSAPAPFQEAALTALRSPPSYFETLRSDYESKRDCIFELLVKVEFVEELIKQAGVVAVPGAGFFHGDGCCGRRYIRFAFCKSNETLSAAAAKISELAEGDGRLKIF from the exons atggagaaattatCGAGTGTGGCAAAGGCTCTTCAACCATCTGCAATTCAAGAATTATCTCTCCTGGCGCAACGATGTAACGCCATCAACCTCGCCGAGGGATTTCCCGATTTCGTCGCTCCCGCCCACATCAAAAACGCCGCCGTTTCAGCTATCAATTCCGACTTCAACCAGTACAG GCACGTTCAAGGGATTTGTGATTACGTGGctcaaaagatgaaggagATGCATGGCATGAGCATTGATCCTCTCACAGATATTGTGATTTGCTGTGGCCAGTCTGAGGCCTTTGCTGCAGCTATATTTGCAA TTATTGATCACGGTGATGAGGTTATAGTCTTCGATCCATCGTATGAAACTTATGACACTTGTATTAGGCTTGCTGGAGGAGTCCCT GTTTATGTTGGCCTTGATCCACCTTATTGGACATTGGATCCAGAGAAATTGGAGAAGGCTTTCACCGACAAAACCAAGGCGGTAGTTTTGAACAG ACCTCTCCTTTGGCACAGCCCTCACAACCCGACAGGAAAAGTTTTCACCAAGGATGAGCTAGAGGTCATTTCTGAGGTGTGCACGAGACGAGATGTCCTTGCTGTAACAGATGAA GTATATGAGCATATAACTTATGACAGTCAAAGTCACGTGTCACTTGCTTCACTTCCTGGAATGCAGTCGCGCACAGTCATCACATCTTCCTTGTCGAAGACTTACAGTGTTACTG GGTGGAGAGTGGGATGGGCGATTGCTCCTCCTTGCATTGCCTCGGCTATCAGAAACATTCATGTTAGACTCACAGACTCTGCTCCTGCGCCTTTCCAGGAAGCTGCTTTAACCGCTTTGAGAAGCCCTCCTTCATATTTTGAAACATTGAGAAGT GATTATGAGTCgaaaagagattgtatcttcgagTTGCTGGTTAAG GTTGAATTTGTGGAGGAGCTGATAAAGCAGGCAGGGGTTGTGGCAGTGCCAGGCGCGGGGTTTTTCCATGGCGATGGGTGTTGCGGTCGGAGATATATCAGATTTGCATTCTGCAAAAGTAACGAGACGCTATCAGCAGCCGCAGCTAAGATCAGCGAGCTTGCAGAGGGTGACGGCCGTCTCAAGATATTTTAG
- the LOC125218947 gene encoding methionine aminotransferase-like isoform X1 produces the protein MEKLSSVAKALQPSAIQELSLLAQRCNAINLAEGFPDFVAPAHIKNAAVSAINSDFNQYRHVQGICDYVAQKMKEMHGMSIDPLTDIVICCGQSEAFAAAIFAIIDHGDEVIVFDPSYETYDTCIRLAGGVPVYVGLDPPYWTLDPEKLEKAFTDKTKAVVLNRPLLWHSPHNPTGKVFTKDELEVISEVCTRRDVLAVTDEVYEHITYDSQSHVSLASLPGMQSRTVITSSLSKTYSVTGWRVGWAIAPPCIASAIRNIHVRLTDSAPAPFQEAALTALRSPPSYFETLRSDYESKRDCIFELLVKVGFKMVLKPQGSFFVFAELPETCSLSDVEFVEELIKQAGVVAVPGAGFFHGDGCCGRRYIRFAFCKSNETLSAAAAKISELAEGDGRLKIF, from the exons atggagaaattatCGAGTGTGGCAAAGGCTCTTCAACCATCTGCAATTCAAGAATTATCTCTCCTGGCGCAACGATGTAACGCCATCAACCTCGCCGAGGGATTTCCCGATTTCGTCGCTCCCGCCCACATCAAAAACGCCGCCGTTTCAGCTATCAATTCCGACTTCAACCAGTACAG GCACGTTCAAGGGATTTGTGATTACGTGGctcaaaagatgaaggagATGCATGGCATGAGCATTGATCCTCTCACAGATATTGTGATTTGCTGTGGCCAGTCTGAGGCCTTTGCTGCAGCTATATTTGCAA TTATTGATCACGGTGATGAGGTTATAGTCTTCGATCCATCGTATGAAACTTATGACACTTGTATTAGGCTTGCTGGAGGAGTCCCT GTTTATGTTGGCCTTGATCCACCTTATTGGACATTGGATCCAGAGAAATTGGAGAAGGCTTTCACCGACAAAACCAAGGCGGTAGTTTTGAACAG ACCTCTCCTTTGGCACAGCCCTCACAACCCGACAGGAAAAGTTTTCACCAAGGATGAGCTAGAGGTCATTTCTGAGGTGTGCACGAGACGAGATGTCCTTGCTGTAACAGATGAA GTATATGAGCATATAACTTATGACAGTCAAAGTCACGTGTCACTTGCTTCACTTCCTGGAATGCAGTCGCGCACAGTCATCACATCTTCCTTGTCGAAGACTTACAGTGTTACTG GGTGGAGAGTGGGATGGGCGATTGCTCCTCCTTGCATTGCCTCGGCTATCAGAAACATTCATGTTAGACTCACAGACTCTGCTCCTGCGCCTTTCCAGGAAGCTGCTTTAACCGCTTTGAGAAGCCCTCCTTCATATTTTGAAACATTGAGAAGT GATTATGAGTCgaaaagagattgtatcttcgagTTGCTGGTTAAGGTGGGTTTCAAGATGGTGTTGAAGCCTCAGGGCTCGTTCTTTGTGTTTGCAGAGCTTCCTGAAACGTGTTCTCTATCTGAT GTTGAATTTGTGGAGGAGCTGATAAAGCAGGCAGGGGTTGTGGCAGTGCCAGGCGCGGGGTTTTTCCATGGCGATGGGTGTTGCGGTCGGAGATATATCAGATTTGCATTCTGCAAAAGTAACGAGACGCTATCAGCAGCCGCAGCTAAGATCAGCGAGCTTGCAGAGGGTGACGGCCGTCTCAAGATATTTTAG